The proteins below are encoded in one region of Oncorhynchus nerka isolate Pitt River linkage group LG15, Oner_Uvic_2.0, whole genome shotgun sequence:
- the LOC135559797 gene encoding uncharacterized protein LOC135559797 has protein sequence MPLGGTPPSAPAPHRVAPGKMPLGGTPFSARPAPCCPGQDAPGRNPPFSARPAPCCPGQDAPGRNPPFSARPAPCCPGCVYGAQLTICIVCDTGGTGPANHHSPKVLERNLTTKKIYSGSHCFDHTYPELVLKATPQAVKVDADGPPCFWCSGPSCEDALTRYSCAYPAFTEMVRFNRMYDEAKVLSFQPGQEDKALVGIRKYKWDSLQDLGADRIKYVRSLRTQTPRYPGSAMAALIDYIQRRDQEGVAAVVRPAAASNTRPKSAAT, from the exons ATGCCCCTGGGCGGAACCCCCCCTTCAGCGCCCGCCCCGCACCGTGTTGCCCCGGGCAAGATGCCCCTGGGCGGAACCCCCTTCAGCGCCCGCCCCGCACCGTGTTGCCCCGGGCAAGATGCCCCTGGGCGGAACCCCCCCTTCAGCGCCCGCCCCGCACCGTGTTGCCCCGGGCAAGATGCCCCTGGGCGGAACCCCCCCTTCAGCGCCCGCCCCGCACCGTGTTGCCCCGG ctGTGTCTATGGCGCGCAGCTCACCATCTGCATTGTTTGTGATACCGGGGGCACGGGTCCAG CCAATCATCACTCTCCGAAAGTCCTGGAACGTAATTTGAccacaaaaaaaatatattccGGCAGCCATTGTTTTGATCATACCTACCCG GAGTTGGTCCTCAAGGCCACACCCCAGGCAGTAAAAGTGGACGCTGACGGCCCCCCCTGCTTCTGGTGCTCAGGGCCCTCCTGTGAGGACGCCTTAACTCGCTACTCGTGCGCCTATCCGGCCTTCACTGAGATGGTCAGGTTCAACCGGATGTACGACGAAGCTAAAGTCCTGTCCTTCCAGCCAG GCCAGGAGGACAAGGCCCTTGTTGGCATCAGGAAGTACAAGTGGGACTCACTGCAGGACCTGGGTGCAGACAGGATAAA ATATGTCAGGAGCTTGAGGACGCAGACACCCCGTTATCCTGGGAGTGCGATGGCCGCCTTGATTGACTACATTCAGCGCAGAGACCAGGAGGGGGTAGCTGCTGTGGTCAGGCCCGCCGCAGCCAGTAACACCCGGCCCAAGAGTGCGGCTACGTAA